A section of the Pseudomonadota bacterium genome encodes:
- a CDS encoding 2-(1,2-epoxy-1,2-dihydrophenyl)acetyl-CoA isomerase: MVWQTLRVEASRGWVRIALHRPDHLNSVSRVMRDELIACFEDLAQRKDLRVVLLTASGKAFCTGQDLNERYRAEDTPAPDLGEALDQGFNRLVRLIRALPQPVICGINGVAAGAGANLALACDVVIAARSARFIQSFSRVGLMPDSGGSWWLPHRVGHARAAGLALLADPISAETAAAWGLIWRCVADEELQDECERTIETLMQRAPLALAAIKTALQASGSNSLDAQLDLERDLQQRLGKSQDYREGVAAFMEKRNPNFEGK; encoded by the coding sequence ATGGTCTGGCAAACTCTGCGGGTGGAAGCCTCTCGTGGTTGGGTGCGGATCGCGCTTCATCGACCTGATCACCTCAATAGTGTTTCGCGTGTGATGCGCGACGAGCTGATCGCCTGTTTCGAGGATCTGGCACAGCGAAAAGACCTGCGCGTGGTACTTCTCACGGCCTCGGGCAAGGCGTTCTGTACCGGCCAGGACCTCAACGAGCGCTATCGGGCGGAGGATACACCGGCCCCCGATCTGGGCGAGGCACTCGACCAAGGCTTCAACCGGCTGGTGCGGCTCATTCGCGCTCTACCGCAGCCGGTGATCTGCGGCATTAATGGGGTGGCGGCGGGGGCGGGGGCCAATCTGGCGTTGGCCTGCGATGTGGTGATCGCTGCCCGCTCGGCGCGCTTTATCCAGTCGTTCAGCCGCGTGGGTCTGATGCCCGATTCTGGCGGTAGCTGGTGGCTGCCGCACCGCGTAGGTCACGCCCGGGCTGCGGGCCTGGCGTTGCTGGCCGATCCCATCAGCGCCGAAACGGCTGCTGCGTGGGGTCTCATATGGCGCTGCGTCGCAGATGAGGAACTGCAGGACGAATGCGAGCGCACCATCGAGACCCTGATGCAACGGGCCCCGCTGGCGCTGGCGGCGATCAAAACCGCGTTGCAGGCGTCGGGAAGCAACAGTTTGGATGCGCAGCTCGATCTGGAGCGTGACCTGCAGCAGCGCCTGGGGAAAAGCCAGGATTATCGTGAAGGCGTTGCGGCGTTCATGGAAAAACGCAACCCGAACTTCGAGGGCAAATAA